CGATCCTGGCGCTCTGCGAGCCCGGCGACGAGGTGGTCTGCTTCGAGCCCTACTACGACTCCTACGCGGCGTCGATCGCGCTCGCCGGTGCGGTGCGCCGGCCGGTGACGTTGCGGCCGGGCGCCGACGGGCGTTACGCGGTCGATCCCGACGAGTTGCGCGGCGCGTTCGGGCCGCGTACCCGGATGGTGTTGTTGAACTCCCCGCACAACCCGACCGGCAAGGTCTTCACCCGCGCGGAGTTGGCCCTGGTGGCGGAGCTGTGCCAGGCCCACGATGTCTACGCGGTCACCGACGAGGTCTACGAGCACCTGGTCTTCACCGACGCCACGACACCGCACGTGCCGCTCGCGACGTTGCCCGGCATGCGCGAGCGCACGCTGCGGATCTCGTCGGCCGGCAAGACCTTCTCCTGCACCGGCTGGAAGATCGGCTGGGCCAGCGGCCCGCGCGACCTCGTGTCGGCGGCGCTGCGGGTCAAGCAATTCCTGACGTTTGTCAACGGCTCGCCGTTCCAGCCGGCCATCGCCATCGCGCTCGGCCTGCCCGACTCCTATTTCGACGAGTTCCGCGCGGGCCTGGAGGCGCAGCGTGACCTGCTGGTCGCGGGCCTGCGCGACGCCGGGTTCGGGGTGTTGATCCCGGAGGGCACCTACTTCGTCACCGCCGACATCACGCCGCTCGGCGGCACCGACGGCGTCGAGTTCTGCCGCGCGCTGCCCGAACGCTCCGGCGTGGTGGCGGTGCCGACCCAGGTGTTCTACGACCATGAGGACGCCGGCCGCCGCCTGGTGCGGTTCGCGTTCTGCAAGCGGCCGGCGGTCCTCAACGAGGCGGTCGCCCGCCTAAGAAAAAACTAGAAGGAGTAGGGGCCGAAGCGGCCCCACGCCACCACGGCCGCCAGCACCAGCAGGACCAGGTTGGCGATCACCATCGGCGTCTCCCGCCGGCGGCCGTGCACGACCACCGCGCCGATCATCAGGAGCACGATGCCGACGGCGGCGAGCGGCACGAGGACCTCGGCGACGCCGACGGCGGCCGGGAGGATCAGGCCAACGCCGGCCAGGAGGTCGAGCGCACCGATGATCTTGACGTGCCCGGGCGCGAAGGTCTCGACCCAGCCCAGCCCGGTCTCGATCAGCTTCTCCTTCGGCTGCAGGATCTTCATCAGACCGGCAGCGATGAAGGCGAGGCCGAGCAGGATCGCGATGATCCATAACACGACGTTCATGAGGGGTCCGTTCCGCTAAAAGTTGAATCGTCAACTAATAGACAGTAGGGCCCATTGATCAAACGTCAAGAGATCTTCAGACCGGTGATGCGGTACGAACGACCGCCGCCAGCCGCTCCGCGACCTCCTGTGCGGTCTCGGCCGTCGCCGCCTCGACCATCACCCGGACCAGCTGCTCGGTGCCCGACGGGCGGAGCAGCACCCGGCCGGTGTCGCCCAGCTCGGCCTCGGCCGCGGCCGCCGCGTCGCGCACGGCCGGCTGCTGCGCGGCGGTGGTGCGGTCACCGACCGGCACGTTGATCAGCACCTGCGGCAGCTTGGTGACCACGGCGGCCAGCTCGGCCAGCGACTTCCCGGTCGCGGCGATGCGAGCCAGCAGGTGCAGGCCGGCGAGCACGCCGTCACCCGTGGTCGCGTACGCCGGCATGATGATGTGTCCGCTCTGCTCCCCGCCCAGCGCGAGGCCGGAGGCGCGCAGCTCGTCGAGCACGTAGCGGTCGCCGACCTTGGTCTCGACCAGCCCGACGCCTTCCTGCTTCATGGCGATCTTCAGGCCCAGATTGCTCATCACGGTGGTGACGAACGTGTCGCTGGTCAGCGTGCCGGCCTCGCGCATGGCGAGCGCCAGGATGGCCATGATCTGGTCGCCGTCGACCTCGGTGCCGTCGGCGGTCACCGCGAGGCAGCGGTCGGCGTCGCCGTCGAGCGCGATGCCCAGGTCGGCGCCGTGCTCGACGACCGCGGCCCGGACCGCGTCGAGGTGGGTCGAGCCGCACCCGTCGTTGATGTTGAGGCCGTCGGGCTCGGCGTGGATCGCGATCACCTCGGCGCCCGCCTCGCGGTAGACGACCGGTGCGATGTCGGCGGCCGCGCCGTTGGCGCAGTCGACGACGACCTTGAGCCCGGCAAGCGGCTGGCTGTTGGAGCCGACCAGGTGCTGCACGTAGTGGTCGGCGCCGTCGAGCAGGTCGTGCACGCGGCCCACGGCGGCGCCGGTCGGCCGGGTCCAGCCGTCGGTGCCGGCCTCGATCGCCGCTTCGATCCGGTGCTCGATGTCGTCGGGCAGCTTGTGCCCGCCGGCCGCGAAGATCTTGATGCCGTTGTCGGGCATCGGGTTGTGCGAGGCCGAGAGCATGACGCCGAAGTCGGCCTTGGTCTCGCCGACCAGGTAGGCGACCGCCGGGGTGGGCAGCACGCCGACCCGCAACACGTTGGCGCCGGCGCTGGTCAGGCCCGCGACGGTGGCCGCTTCGAGCATCTCGCCGGACGCCCGGGGATCACGGCCGACAACGGCCAGCGGCGGGTGGGACCGATCGACTTCGGCGAGGGTACGGGCGGCCGCGACCGCCACGGCGAGCGCGAGCTCGGGGGTGAGGTCGACGTTGGCCTTGCCACGTACCCCATCGGTGCCGAAGAGACGGCCCATCTGAACCTCCGCTGTGGATTGATCGCGGGAATGCCAACGGCCGGGCTGCCGCCGCCCGTGGCGATGGCAATCCCGGCCGTATGGTCAGTGAATCAACGCTTGGAGTACTGCGGAGCCTTACGGGCCTTCTTGAGACCGTATTTCTTGCTCTCCTTGACGCGAGCGTCACGGGTGAGGAAGCCGGCCTTCTTGAGCGCCGGGCGGTCATCGGGTTCGTTGGTGATCAGCGCACGGGCGATGCCGAGGCGCAGCGCGCCGGCCTGACCCGTGATGCCGCCGCCACGCAGGTTGGCGACGACGTCGAACGCCTCGGCCTTCTCGACGGTGCCGAGCGGCTCACGGATGAGCTGCTGGTGCACCTTGCTCGGGAAGTATTCCTCGAGCTCGCGGCCGTTGCAGGTGATCTTGCCGGTGCCCGGCACGATGCGCACCCGGACGATGGCTTCCTTGCGCCGCCCGACGGTCTGGATCGGACGGTCGCCGCGCGGTGCGCGGGTAGCGGGCGCGGGTGCCGGAGCGGTGGCCTCGGCGACGGCGACCGGAGTGGGCGCGCTGATGTCGGTCATCTCTGTGGCTTCCTCGTCCGCGCTCACTGCGCGATCTGCTTGATCTCGAAAGGCACCGGCTGCTGGGCGGCGTGCGGGTGCTCGGCGCCGGGGTAGACCTTCAGCTTCTTGATGAGCTGACGGCTGAGCTTGTTGTGCGGGAGCATGCCCTTGACGGCAAGCTCGACCGCGTGCTCGGGGCGCTTTTCCAGCAGCTCGGAGTAGGCGACCTGCTTGAGCCCGCCCGGGTAGCCGGAGTGCCGGTAGGCCACCTTGGTCTCACGCTTGTTGCCCGTCAGCGCGACCTTGCCAGCGTTGATGATCACAACGAAGTCACCGGTGTCAACGTGGGGGGCGAAAGTGGGCTTGTGCTTGCCGCGCAGCAACGTGGCCGCGTGGGTGGCCAACCGGCCCAGCACGACGTCAGACGCGTCGATGATGAGCCACTGACGCTCGATCTCACCCGGCTTCGGGCTGTACGTACGCACAGGTTTACCTTGTCTCGTCGTCGGTCTGGGGTCGCACGCCAGAAATGTTCGCGTCGCGCACAACAGCAGACAACGATACCTGCTGCGAGCAGGCAGGGTCAAAACGAGGTTGTGCTCTAGCGCGGCGTCAGTCTACCGCGAGGCGGTAGCCGCGTTTCACCACGGTCTGCACCACTCTAGGGATGCCCAATCCGGCACGCAGCCTGGCCACCGCCATTTCGACCGCGTGCTCGTCGGCGCCGCGCGGCAGG
This genomic interval from Asanoa ferruginea contains the following:
- a CDS encoding pyridoxal phosphate-dependent aminotransferase, yielding MTDPLVARMRPFGTTIFAEMSALAVRTGAVNLGQGFPDTDGPKEMLDAAVDAIHGGQNQYPPGPGIPALRAAISAHQKRFWGLDYDPDGEVLVTAGATEAVAAAILALCEPGDEVVCFEPYYDSYAASIALAGAVRRPVTLRPGADGRYAVDPDELRGAFGPRTRMVLLNSPHNPTGKVFTRAELALVAELCQAHDVYAVTDEVYEHLVFTDATTPHVPLATLPGMRERTLRISSAGKTFSCTGWKIGWASGPRDLVSAALRVKQFLTFVNGSPFQPAIAIALGLPDSYFDEFRAGLEAQRDLLVAGLRDAGFGVLIPEGTYFVTADITPLGGTDGVEFCRALPERSGVVAVPTQVFYDHEDAGRRLVRFAFCKRPAVLNEAVARLRKN
- a CDS encoding DoxX family protein: MNVVLWIIAILLGLAFIAAGLMKILQPKEKLIETGLGWVETFAPGHVKIIGALDLLAGVGLILPAAVGVAEVLVPLAAVGIVLLMIGAVVVHGRRRETPMVIANLVLLVLAAVVAWGRFGPYSF
- the glmM gene encoding phosphoglucosamine mutase yields the protein MGRLFGTDGVRGKANVDLTPELALAVAVAAARTLAEVDRSHPPLAVVGRDPRASGEMLEAATVAGLTSAGANVLRVGVLPTPAVAYLVGETKADFGVMLSASHNPMPDNGIKIFAAGGHKLPDDIEHRIEAAIEAGTDGWTRPTGAAVGRVHDLLDGADHYVQHLVGSNSQPLAGLKVVVDCANGAAADIAPVVYREAGAEVIAIHAEPDGLNINDGCGSTHLDAVRAAVVEHGADLGIALDGDADRCLAVTADGTEVDGDQIMAILALAMREAGTLTSDTFVTTVMSNLGLKIAMKQEGVGLVETKVGDRYVLDELRASGLALGGEQSGHIIMPAYATTGDGVLAGLHLLARIAATGKSLAELAAVVTKLPQVLINVPVGDRTTAAQQPAVRDAAAAAEAELGDTGRVLLRPSGTEQLVRVMVEAATAETAQEVAERLAAVVRTASPV
- the rpsI gene encoding 30S ribosomal protein S9, with translation MTDISAPTPVAVAEATAPAPAPATRAPRGDRPIQTVGRRKEAIVRVRIVPGTGKITCNGRELEEYFPSKVHQQLIREPLGTVEKAEAFDVVANLRGGGITGQAGALRLGIARALITNEPDDRPALKKAGFLTRDARVKESKKYGLKKARKAPQYSKR
- the rplM gene encoding 50S ribosomal protein L13, with protein sequence MRTYSPKPGEIERQWLIIDASDVVLGRLATHAATLLRGKHKPTFAPHVDTGDFVVIINAGKVALTGNKRETKVAYRHSGYPGGLKQVAYSELLEKRPEHAVELAVKGMLPHNKLSRQLIKKLKVYPGAEHPHAAQQPVPFEIKQIAQ